In Hevea brasiliensis isolate MT/VB/25A 57/8 chromosome 13, ASM3005281v1, whole genome shotgun sequence, a single genomic region encodes these proteins:
- the LOC110655818 gene encoding metacaspase-1 — protein MHMLVDCSNCRTPLQLPPGAKSIRCAICHAITLIADPRSVPPPPPYSSSAHHNYPSPPPPSVVAPSPYNHEPSGPPPSPHGNKRAVICGVSYKNTRNELMGCVNDAKCMKYLLVNRFKFPESSIVMLTEEETDPYRRPTKHNMRMALYWLVQGCKPGDSLVFHFSGHGSQQRNYSGDEVDGYDETLCPTDFETQGMIVDDEINATIVRPLPRGVKLHAIIDACHSGTVLDLPFLCRMDRNGRYFWEDHRPRSGVWKGTNGGEAISFSGCDDNETSADTSALSKVTSTGAMTYSFIQAIERGHGTTYGNMLNAMRSTIRNTDNGLDGGIVTSLLTMLLTGGSLSSGFRQEPQLTANETFDVYSKPFSL, from the exons ATGCATATGCTGGTGGACTGTTCAAACTGCCGCACGCCGTTGCAGCTCCCGCCGGGCGCTAAATCCATTCGCTGTGCCATCTGCCACGCCATCACTCTCATCGCGGATCCTCGCTCTGTTCCACCACCCCCACCTTACTCTTCGTCTGCCCACCACAACTACCCGTCCCCGCCTCCCCCTTCAGTGGTTGCTCCGTCTCCGTACAACCACGAGCCGTCGGGTCCTCCTCCTTCTCCCCACGGCAACAAGCGTGCGGTGATATGCGGGGTCTCTTATAAGAACACCAGGAATGAGCTCATGGGGTGCGTTAATGACGCTAAGTGCATGAAGTACTTGTTGGTTAACAGATTCAAATTCCCGGAATCCTCCATTGTTATGCTCACCG AAGAAGAAACCGATCCTTATAGGCGCCCAACCAAGCACAACATGAGAATGGCATTGTACTGGTTGGTGCAAGGTTGTAAGCCTGGAGATTCACTGGTGTTTCACTTTTCTGGCCACGGTTCACAGCAGAGGAATTACTCGGGGGATGAGGTGGATGGATATGATGAAACACTTTGTCCAACTGATTTTGAAACTCAGGGAATGATTGTGGATGATGAGATCAATGCCACAATTGTCAGACCTCTTCCTCGTGGGGTTAAGCTTCATGCAATTATCGATGCTTGCCATAGTGGCACTGTGTTGGATTTACCATTTCTCTGCAGAATGGACAG GAATGGGAGGTATTTCTGGGAGGATCATCGCCCTCGATCAGGAGTATGGAAAGGAACAAATGGTGGGGAAGCTATCTCCTTTAGTGGCTGTGACGATAATGAAACCTCTGCTGACACTTCG GCTCTCTCGAAAGTTACTTCAACAGGTGCAATGACTTACTCTTTCATCCAAGCTATTGAGCGTGGACATGGAACTACATATGGGAACATGTTAAATGCAATGCGCTCTACCATTCGAAATACAGACAACGGGCTTGATGGTGGCATTGTGACATCTCTTCTCACAATGCTCTTAACAGGAGGGAGTCTCAGTTCCGGATTTAGACAG GAACCACAGTTAACAGCCAACGAAACATTCGATGTCTATTCAAAACCTTTTTCTTTGTGA
- the LOC110655777 gene encoding pectinesterase PPME1-like codes for MAKGSSCIGATHFVILAILVVATTVSSDDTTPIPAADSQVRNWFNANVKPYASRKGTLDAALEAAEAKPRTIKVSKDGKGDFKTVTDAIKSIPSGNIQRVIVNIGPGVYTEKITIDRTKPFITFRGAPNAMPTLAFGGMAKQYGTVYSATLTVESDYFMAANIIIKNTAPRPDGITSGAQAVALRISGDKAAFYNCRILGFQDTVCDDRGHHFFKNCYIEGTVDFIFGSGKSLYLETQLNVIADQALTVITAQARKSRSEDNGYSFVHCRITGSGSGTYLGRAWMDMPEVVFAYTDMGTTVNLLGWSNNFHPERESTVFFGEYKNSGAGSNPRGRVKFTRQLTDAGVKRFLSLGYIQGSKWLLPPPM; via the exons atggccaaaggaagctCCTGCATCGGTGCTACTCATTTTGTCATCTTGGCCATTCTTGTTGTTGCTACCACCGTTAGCTCTGATGATACAACACCAATACCAGCTGCTGATTCTCAAGTAAGAAACTGGTTCAATGCTAACGTTAAGCCCTATGCAAGTCGCAAAGGCACCTTAGACGCCGCCCTTGAAGCTGCTGAGGCCAAACCCAGAACGATTAAGGTCTCAAAAGATGGAAAAGGAGATTTCAAGACTGTTACTGATGCAATTAAAAGTATTCCATCAGGAAATATACAACGTGTAATTGTGAACATTGGTCCTGGAGTCTACACTGAGAAAATCACAATTGACAGGACTAAGCCTTTTATTACATTCCGTGGAGCTCCTAATGCCATGCCCACCTTAGCATTTGGTGGTATGGCCAAGCAGTATGGAACTGTTTACAGCGCCACTTTAACGGTGGAGTCCGATTATTTCATGGCCGCTAATATTATTATTAag AATACCGCACCAAGGCCTGACGGGATAACATCTGGAGCTCAGGCAGTTGCATTAAGAATTAGTGGTGACAAGGCAGCTTTCTATAACTGCAGAATTCTTGGATTTCAAGACACAGTGTGCGATGATAGAGGCCACCATTTCTTTAAGAATTGTTACATTGAAGGCACCGTTGATTTCATTTTCGGAAGTGGAAAGTCACTTTATCTG gaaacaCAGCTAAATGTTATAGCAGATCAGGCGCTGACGGTCATTACAGCACAAGCAAGGAAAAGCAGATCAGAAGATAATGGTTACTCATTTGTACACTGCAGAATAACTGGAAGTGGGTCTGGGACATATCTGGGACGAGCATGGATGGATATGCCAGAGGTGGTCTTTGCTTATACTGATATGGGCACCACTGTCAATCTTCTTGGATGGTCAAACAATTTCCACCCTGAAAGAGAGAG CACGGTTTTCTTTGGAGAATACAAGAATTCGGGGGCAGGCTCAAATCCTAGAGGACGTGTTAAATTCACCAGGCAGCTAACGGATGCAGGAGTGAAACGCTTCCTCTCCCTTGGCTATATTCAGGGTTCTAAATGGTTGCTTCCACCTCCAATGTAA
- the LOC110655775 gene encoding pectinesterase PPME1-like: protein MARYLPLISFKYAILAILLAAITVSSDDNTPIPESESGIQAWFNANVKPLASRKGTLNSSLEAAEANPKIIKVRQNGGGDFKTITDAVKSIPSGNKQRVILDIGAGTYNEKVIIPRDKPFVSFIGQPNSMPTLQYGGTAAQYGTVFSATLQVESDFFVASNMIFKNTAPKPDGKRKGAQALALRTGGSMAALYNVKMYGFQDTLCDDRGYHFFKDCYIEGTVDFIFGSGKSIYLNTELRVLAANELTVITAHARQKDSEDIGFSFVHCQVTGNAGNGKKALLGRAWMEMPRVVFAYSSMSEVVDPKGWSSNDHPEREGKVFFGEYKNTGPGAAPSGRVKYSKQLSAGDVKPYTTLGFIKGSSWLLPPPKL, encoded by the exons ATGGCTAGATACCTTCCTCTCATTTCCTTCAAATATGCTATCCTTGCCATTCTTCTTGCAGCCATCACCGTTAGCTCGGATGATAACACACCAATCCCAGAGTCTGAATCTGGAATACAAGCTTGGTTTAATGCCAATGTGAAGCCCCTGGCAAGTCGCAAGGGCACCTTGAACAGTTCCCTTGAAGCTGCCGAAGCTAATCCCAAGATCATTAAGGTTAGACaaaatggaggtggagacttcaaGACTATAACAGATGCGGTTAAGAGCATCCCATCAGGAAATAAACAACGtgtgattttggatattggagctgGAACTTACAATGAGAAAGTCATCATTCCAAGAGATAAACCTTTCGTTTCATTCATTGGACAACCTAATAGTATGCCAACCTTGCAATATGGGGGTACAGCAGCTCAATATGGAACTGTTTTTAGTGCCACATTGCAAGTAGAGTCTGATTTTTTCGTGGCTTCTAATATGATTTTTAAG AATACTGCACCAAAGccagatggaaaaagaaaaggagcCCAAGCGCTAGCTCTAAGGACCGGAGGCAGTATGGCAGCTTTATACAATGTGAAAATGTATGGATTTCAAGATACATTGTGTGATGACAGGGGTTATCATTTTTTCAAGGACTGTTATATTGAAGGCACTGTTGATTTCATTTTTGGAAGTGGAAAGTCCATTTACTTG AATACAGAGTTGCGTGTGTTAGCAGCTAATGAACTTACAGTAATAACTGCACATGCAAGGCAAAAAGATTCAGAAGATATAGGATTTTCTTTTGTACATTGCCAGGTAACTGGTAATGCTGGTAATGGAAAGAAGGCACTCCTAGGCCGAGCATGGATGGAAATGCCTAGGGTGGTGTTTGCCTATAGTAGCATGAGCGAGGTTGTCGATCCAAAAGGATGGTCCAGTAACGACCATCCAGAACGAGAAGG AAAAGTTTTCTTTGGAGAATACAAGAACACAGGACCAGGCGCAGCTCCAAGCGGACGAGTTAAGTACAGCAAGCAACTAAGTGCTGGAGATGTGAAACCCTACACTACTCTTGGCTTCATTAAGGGTTCTAGCTGGCTGCTTCCTCCTCCAAAGCTTTAA